GTACACGCCCACCTTATCGAATGTGACGGTCGCGCTCTTGCCGCTGTCGAGCCCGACATCGAATGGCCTGCCCTCGTCGCTCGAGGTCACGGTATGGAACTCCTTGCCCATGTTCACGAACGTGACCGTCGTGCCAGCGGACACGCGGAGCTCATGCGGCGCGTACGTCCACGCGTCCTCTCTGCCCACCGGCTCGATCACCTGGACCTCGTTGGGCCGCACCGGTCGCGCGGCGGTCGCGCCGCTGCACGCGGCCAGCACGAGCAGGAGAACGCACGCCGCGGCGCGGAAGGTCCAACGGAGGGTCACGACGATCGTACGTGCGTCGTGACCCTGCGGATGTGTCCTAGAGCAGGTCGGCCAGGCTGATGAGAGCCGTCGCGTCCGCGTCGCTGATCGCCTTCCCGCGCTGAGCCTCGACCTCGTTGCGATACGCGCTCAGCTGATTCGCCCGGGCGGTGGTGTTCCCGCGAGCGCCCGAGGCTGCGGCGGCATCGAGCTTGGCGCAGAGCGACTTCGCGATGGGTGAACGTCGTCGGTCCGCCGCCAACGGTCGCTGTGTGCGCGCCGCTCGCCGGACAGCTGATCGTGAACCACGTACCGGTGACGGTGGCTGGCTCGCTGAATGTGATGCCGATGTTCGTGTTGAGCGGGACGTTCGGCCCGGAGGGGGTCGTCGACGCGACGCTGATCGGATAGTCGGCAGTCGCTCGTGGGGCCGCGAGGCCGAAGTGAAGTCATCCAGATTGCTGTCGGTGTCCTGCGCGCCGCTCGCCTTGCGTTGCGCTGAGTTTGCGTTGTTCAACGTTGGCGTTGGCCCGAGGCCTTCGAAGCAGTTCGCCACGGTGCCATAACCGACGAAATCAGCGACGGCGGCGCCAGAGGACACGTCCCGGACAACTGCGTACTCAGGTTCGAGGGCCACCTTTCCAGCCGTGGCGCTCATCGGAATCGTTCCTGCCGCGTGCGGCGTGGGAAGGTTCGCAGAGCCTCCGGCGCCCTGCGCCTCCTGAACGAGGTAGTAGCGGCCGGGACGGATCCAGCCCGTCAGCGTCGTGATCTGCCACGTGCTGCCTGCGCTCGACGCGTTCTGGACAGACCAGCCAGTCACGTTCACGGCGAGTGAGCCGCGGTTGAAGAGCTCGATGAAATCGTTCCTGTAGGTCGCGGCCGGGGCGCCTGTGTTTCCACCGCCGCCGTAGACCTGGCTGATCACGATGTCGGCTGAGATTCCGGCGGCGCGATCCGAAC
This window of the Candidatus Limnocylindria bacterium genome carries:
- a CDS encoding cupredoxin domain-containing protein — encoded protein: MTLRWTFRAAACVLLLVLAACSGATAARPVRPNEVQVIEPVGREDAWTYAPHELRVSAGTTVTFVNMGKEFHTVTSSDEGRPFDVGLDSGKSATVTFDKVGVYAYHCGVHPQMTGVVRVCDGACS